The following are encoded in a window of Megalobrama amblycephala isolate DHTTF-2021 linkage group LG19, ASM1881202v1, whole genome shotgun sequence genomic DNA:
- the LOC125254755 gene encoding F-box only protein 40 — translation MGKNRTTSSGLHPHCEKCYNQHCKIPIDISNSCAFISCRLNCGAAFHLCKEDEHRLLCPKETVPCLNSGYGCPMTMTHQRLAKHLEVCPASVITCTLEWNRWPVNEADTAFYRNALQDPNYMSQMDLAMALRDQKLLFSSIQMKTLFPELIEKTEEPEVPLDGAVGGLDPESWESLNLNPEEMLENSLNGEEVQELTQEERLALAKSKNVACLENYGMWERMFAKEKEGCKQTVKNLEDKSCSIKDKDDPRVTPQNSHDDIAITGLAPWQDGVLDRLGKEVNVAEYNMYLVHNGCMLINFGQLAACTPKEKDFVYGNLEPIEVQTVRSFNVPKSYRAKRSHLKDPSQIVKKTHQNVDTSDLGIAVEELPKANEVEATLLCALERELKGHQICETVGTDGLYVDIGTQTYDFRSAPFNSDASLADVVEDQPQNLHVQIQTECVTRRHNKSCSAFTYLCCHAFRRDEYPWHFRNVHGDIQSCLTGWFLQRCPLAYLGCTFSQKQFRPSKYQATVSYDTDLSTFILRPEVTASLYKGVRIANSDRKRARNLDSLSRLPFEILQHIVSFLDSVSLGHLSQVSQLMREVCSTVLQQKGMVYLKWEKKTYSHGGFTWRARKKVWEFSSLFSPVDKWVFDDMPPMAEHLKVCPFYQKEIRSEPVALPGMTDLQERRGEFQTLVNSVLTTVKAHRE, via the exons ATG GGCAAGAATAGGACCACCAGCTCTGGTCTTCATCcacactgtgaaaaatgttataACCAGCACTGCAAGATTCCCATAGACATCTCAAATTCCTGTGCCTTCATTTCCTGCCGGTTGAACTGCGGTGCAGCCTTCCATCTTTGTAAAGAGGATGAGCATCGTCTTCTCTGCCCTAAGGAAACCGTACCCTGCCTCAACTCTGGCTATGGCTGTCCCATGACCATGACCCATCAAAGACTTGCCAAGCACCTAGAAGTGTGTCCTGCCAGCGTGATCACCTGTACCCTGGAATGGAACCGATGGCCTGTGAACGAGGCAGATACCGCCTTCTACAGAAATGCCCTCCAGGATCCAAACTACATGAGTCAGATGGACCTTGCTATGGCCCTTAGAGATCAGAAGCTTCTGTTTAGCTCAATTCAGATGAAGACACTCTTCCCTGAGTTGATAGAGAAGACGGAGGAGCCTGAAGTTCCACTGGATGGTGCTGTAGGAGGTCTTGATCCAGAGAGCTGGGAGTCTCTGAACTTAAACCCGGAAGAGATGTTGGAGAACAGTCTTAATGGGGAAGAAGTACAAGAACTAACACAAGAGGAGAGGCTGGCCCTTGCTAAGAGTAAAAATGTGGCCTGCTTGGAGAACTACGGAATGTGGGAGAGAATGTTTGCGAAGGAGAAGGAAGGATGCAAGCAAACTGTGAAGAATTTAGAGGACAAAAGTTGTTCGATTAAGGACAAGGATGACCCAAGAGTGACCCCTCAGAATTCCCACGATGATATTGCCATAACAGGTTTAGCCCCTTGGCAAGATGGCGTTCTTGATAGACTCGGTAAAGAAGTCAACGTGGCTGAGTACAATATGTATCTGGTGCACAACGGATGCATGCTTATCAACTTTGGTCAGCTGGCTGCTTGCACACCTAAAGAGAAAGATTTTGTTTATGGTAATTTAGAGCCCATTGAAGTTCAAACTGTACGCTCTTTCAACGTTCCAAAAAGCTACAGAGCCAAGCGTAGCCACCTCAAGGATCCATCACAAATAGTTAAGAAGACACACCAGAATGTGGACACATCTGATTTAGGCATTGCTGTTGAAGAGCTCCCAAAGGCGAATGAGGTAGAAGCCACACTTCTGTGTGCACTAGAAAGAGAACTGAAAGGTCATCAGATATGTGAGACTGTTGGAACCGACGGGCTATATGTTGACATTGGCACCCAGACCTATGACTTTCGTTCTGCTCCATTCAACAGTGATGCATCTTTGGCCGATGTTGTTGAGGACCAACCGCAAAACCTACATGTGCAGATTCAGACTGAATGTGTGACTAGGAGACACAACAAATCCTGCTCAGCCTTTACTTACCTGTGCTGTCATGCCTTCAGGCGTGATGAATACCCCTGGCACTTTAGGAACGTGCATGGAGACATTCAGTCATGTCTTACTGGCTGGTTTTTACAGCGGTGCCCACTGGCTTACCTTGGTTGCACCTTTAGCCAGAAGCAATTTCGACCATCTAAATATCAGGCTACCGTGAGCTATGATACAGATCTTAGCACTTTTATCTTACGGCCAGAGGTGACAGCGTCACTTTACAAAGGAGTAAGAATCGCTAACAGTGATCGCAAACGAGCAAGGAATTTGGATTCTCTGAGCAGGCTTCCTTTTGAGATCTTACAACACATAGTGAGTTTTCTGGATAGTGTGTCTTTGGGACATCTATCTCAAGTTTCCCAGTTAATGAGGGAGGTGTGCAGCACTGTTCTTCAGCAAAAGGGTATGGTGTACCTCAAATGGGAGAAAAAGACATATTCTCATGGTGGATTCACCTGGAGGGCCCGAAAAAAG GTATGGGAGTTTAGCAGTCTGTTCTCTCCAGTGGATAAATGGGTCTTTGACGACATGCCCCCTATGGCAGAGCACCTGAAGGTCTGTCCTTTCTACCAGAAGGAGATCCGAAGTGAACCTGTGGCGTTACCCGGCATGACAGATCTCCAGGAGAGAAGAGGAGAGTTCCAGACTCTAGTCAATAGTGTCCTCACTACTGTCAAGGCACACAGAGAATAA
- the ttc36 gene encoding tetratricopeptide repeat protein 36, whose product MASAHDKAVLQAIFNPTSPFGDIPGLNQEDDLTDDDSAFDPELVKQVKDLELQGVSAAESGDLPAALQHFNQAIRILPQRASAYNNRAQTKRLQGDTKGAIEDLEIAISLSSGIGRSACQALVQHGLLLRLSGRDEEARVDFERAAALGSEFAKQQAVILNPYAALCNRMLSEVINKLRNPDVSEMQ is encoded by the exons ATGGCATCAGCTCACGACAAAGCAGTTTTACAGGCCATCTTCAACCCTACCAGCCCTTTTGGAGATATTCCTGGATTAAATCAAGAAGATGATCTTACAGATGATG ACAGTGCTTTTGACCCAGAGCTAGTGAAacaggtgaaagatctggaacTGCAGGGAGTTTCAGCTGCTGAGTCTGGAGACCTGCCCGCTGCTCTTCAGCATTTTAACCAGGCCATCAGGATCCTGCCTCAAAGGGCTTCTGCCTACAACAACCGAGCCCAGACCAAACGCCTGCAGGGAGACACTAAAG GTGCAATTGAAGATCTGGAGATTGCCATCTCTCTCAGCAGCGGCATTGGGCGATCGGCCTGCCAGGCTCTGGTCCAGCATGGGCTCCTTCTCAGGTTGTCGGGTCGTGATGAGGAGGCTCGGGTGGACTTTGAGAGAGCAGCAGCCCTAGGCAGCGAGTTTGCCAAGCAGCAGGCTGTGATCTTGAACCCCTATGCTGCCCTATGTAACCGCATGCTGTCAGAGGTCATAAATAAACTACGCAACCCAGACGTGTCAGAGATGCAATAG